In the Zingiber officinale cultivar Zhangliang chromosome 5A, Zo_v1.1, whole genome shotgun sequence genome, gttctttttatactaaattaataaaagaacaagaccttagttattatgaaagtgtgtgctcttaatcctaatataataacaagcacatatatttagtatttatttctttgacttatcaaagggtgagatttagctcgataaatcaataggcccgataagttgggaaattatattacttatagtgtgtattgttgattatagaaggaaaatgtgtcctagtaatctaggttgataatgtccccaagaggagctcataaggattgtcatgttaaactctgcaggtggacttagtccaacacgacaataaggttgagtggtactacttttggactaagatattaattaaagtgagttgtcagtaactcaattaattagtgggcattcgacatcttaaacacagggagattaacacactcatgataagaaggagcccgaaatgtaatttgggattagtgcggtagttcaataataattctttagtggaatgaattattattgatgaaattaagttgggtgttcaggacgaacacgggaagcttaatttcatcgggagacaaaaaccaattcctcctctcggtccttatcgtagcctcttattaatagagtattatacccacctatacccacctttatacccatcctaaggtggccggccaagcaagcttggaaccgaAGCTTGGGTCGActaagcaaataggatgagccaagttgtgtggccgaccctagcttgaatccaagcttggtgtggccggccacattaaattaaaaaggattttattttttaaatctttcttatgtggataccatggttttaaaagagagtttaaaatttaactctttccttttatagctttctacaaaagattaagtgaaaggtttgatatctttccttatttatagttaaaaaggaatattttaatttttaataaaactttccttttatgaaaccatcctcatgattttaaaaaagagtttaaagtttaaatctttccttttatagcaaaaGATTAAGTggaaggtttgatatctttccttatttgtagttaaaaggaagattttaatttttgataaaactttccttttatgaaaccatcctcatgattttaaaagagagttttaaaattaaaatttttcttttatagtttttacaaaagattaagaaaagatttgatatctttccttatttatagattgaaaggagattttaattttagagaaaattttcttttttgtaaatcattcacatgttttaatagagagattttaatttataaaagtttccttttataaccaatcatgaaagaaattttaatagagaaatttttattaaaatttccggaagcaaattaggaagttttaattcatgtgttattaaaactttccttgcttggagctatgagtGGCCTGCCACTTTAATTTAAGAaaagtaaattatttttaatcaattaaattttcctttccatggcaaagaaaataaggaagtttttattaaaactttccttatttgccaagaccaaggattataaaagagagggaggaggTACCTTAATGAgatacaactctcttctatttttcctctctcttttcctccttggtggtggtcggtcgtagcatcttctcctccttttcttcctcctttgttgccgaacctcatcaatctctAGGAGTTtgttttggtggtcggatctagcttggagaagaagaagagaaaggaggattttgtttcctagttttcctttgagcttggttggtggtcgagacttgtttttcttggagaaagttgcttggccgaaacttggaagaaggaagaaggaagaagaagggcttgggtggttctcgtctcggtagatagtttcccacacaacgttcgagataagaagaggaatacgataaaagatcaagaggttgtttcttacaaagaaaagtataactagtaattcttttccgcatcatactaattttctttgtatagattttgaaataccaaacacaagaggctagagattctagatttttggatttgtaattcgaagtggtgtttcttttgttttatttgttgatcttgtgattcgattgttctttttagttaaacctaaagttatataagaaaattaaatattgaatctcCACCCATGGCAGGGCGAGATGGTCACAGACACTAGTCGGGGCGTAAATCtccggtccctgtgcaactcatCCTACCTACCACATGCTTGctcaggatgctgtgatttacctccctcgtgatggtcTTGGGTCAAGTGCGGCGGGAGCGCTAGGACGAGTGATTTCGCCTTTTACCACATGAGATGGTCACAGACACAATACGCAATGGTTAAATCTCAACATAGAAGATTTGATTCTTCGACATCATATTTATCGGACGTATGTGATGCTCGAAATCCTGGTGTGTTGGGGCTCAGAGGTTATGAGCTAACTCATTTTATGAATTCATTTGATGGATAGAATATGAAACTTGAACTATTTATTCCAGAATTAATAGAATTGTTCGATCTAAGTATATTCAAAAACTCATATTATCTTCATGAGTGTGATACAAATAAAATGACAAGAATTTAAATtctatttgaatattttaaaagttgacttctaaatatataaaaattgtgTTATAAATTTACTCGTCAGATGAATCAGGAAAATATACGGGAGATGATGTGATTTTCATCCTTCCTTTGACGAGAGATGATGTGATTTTCAAAACCGGTCAGATAAATTATCAATTAtgtaaatttaaatataatataattgtttttaaataaattaatcgcGCACTCAATTTAGTCTTTATATTTGGGCTTGATAATTATATAATAAGCACAAAAAATATACATTGTCTACTGACGATGAATTTTAGTTAACtgtgtaaaaaaattataaatattattatttttaatttagatatTTAACTTTTGAACTGATTAATTTGGAAGATGATCAATTTAattctataaaaaattttattagtgatcaagataatttaaaaaatgtTCATAAAAGTCCATCTAAATAGATAATATTCTCGAATTCGTCTTTTATTTCATATTAGAGGAAAAAGTTTTCTATATTTCGTTTCGTTATAATTAAGATTTGAATATTAaattgcttatatatatataaaagtctgGACGGAGAAGATAAGACCAGTCATTTTCCGAGACAAtcatagattattattattttttttttatttttgttcaaATAAAAAAGAGAGAAATTTCCAAAATAATATGATGAATGCGTTATCTCTGTCCGCATAAACCAATATAATAATAAATTCGCAGCGGGTAAATTTCCTCTGTATGGTCACTGCGGTTGAATCATTACCACGTGTCACTACCAAGAACCTTAAGCCCCCACGCAGGGGATCAATGAAAATCATCTCCGCTGGTCCCACATTGGCTAGCAAATCACGCAGCGGGTAGGTTCAAATCGTTTGCGCTTTTTGATCTATTCTCCGCCGCGCATAGATAATTTCTGTACGGAATTTCTAAAATCTATTTTCCTATTCCCCCTATCGAGCCGCTGGATCGACCGATAACGTCGACCTCTGACGGCATATCTCCGCCTTGCGAGGGCAAGGGGTCGACCTTGAACGCGCCGGAGGCTTGGAAGTGGTCGCAGGATTTCCGGATCTCATCTCCGATCCGTTGCAGTTAGATCTTATAGTTTCCTTTCTAAGAAAGAGCTATTCTGTTGTTTCGTTAGGCTCTGGGATGACGATGAATGCAGCTGCGGCCGCGCCTGTGATTCGGTCGCCTTCATTAACGGACAATAAACTGTGGTCTAGAGGTAGGAGTTCCGCGGTACGTAGTTCTTCTGCTGGTTGGTGTTCAAGGGGCTCTACTCGGTTGGATTGCTTGCGGACAAGGTGGTGGGTGCGTAGGCCGAATGTTAGGGCAACGGAGCGATCGTTCGGGAAGGGTTTGAGGAACATGAGTACTAGGGCGGTTGTTGCCTCTGATATGGGCGCGGAGGAGGAGGTCGGATACAGCAGGTGTTTTCTTAGGCCCCGGAGTGAAGAAGGTTCGATCCTGTTTTAAAAATCCCTTTCTGATTTGTTGAATGTTATTCTTGATTCTTCCAATATGGTTCCTTGGATTTTTGCGCTTTCTAATAGGATGACGAGCTTTGCAGTTTTTCTCTGGTGAATGATTTCTCTGTGTTGTATTTATATTGCCCAAATTGtatctgataaaaaaaataataatcaaagttTGTAGCTGCCGTCATGCGCCATTGAATATTCTATTGCTTCGATGATTTTGCATATTGtactataaacttcctttaacGAGGGCAAGGGAAGCATATAGCCTTTAGCTTTCTTCCTGGTATTGTAGGCAAAGCACCATCTCCTTTATGATTCAACAAAGTTCCCTGAATGACTGTTAAATTAACTGCGAATTAAACGATTTCTGTTCAAATTGACATCACTAGGATGCCGTCATGTTTTAGAAACAGTTGGCACTTTATTTtgctatattattattatttgatgaaAATCAGCCAACATTCAACAGTTGAGGTGGGtacatttcttttgttttttttttgtttataaaatttgGAATGGAGTTTCTCTAGAAAAACAAATAGGCAAATTGTTTTTGGACTATGTAATTGATCAACTTGTTTTGTCTGCAGAGCTACTTCTTTGTATAAGGAAGGAAGTCGAGGCTAGAAAGCTTTCACCAGATATTGCTATTAGACTAGAAGAACTCTATTATAACTATCGAAATGGTGTAAGTTCAGTCTGAAAAATAGATTCTTTATACGTTTGCTATGGTAATTATCCACTCAGGGTATAAATACTCAATTCTGGCAGCATTTATTCAGACAACTCTGGGTCTCTTATGCCTCATTGTTGAACTATAGGTTTCACTGTGTAGACTGTCCGTTAGTTGTTGCATGCCACTAGGTGATTAAATCctacttttcttttcctgtttGCTTGCCAGTTATCTGTTAATCAAAAAGGAAATGATTTATTGAAAGGAACTTCATTGGTTGTGCCAATAGCTATAAGTTGTATTCAGTAACAACAAACTTTTCCTTGAACCTGAAAGGTTAAAACCATGGTCATAGGCCAATGACGAGGAAGATCTAAAAATCTATCTAAACTCAACTAGATGAACTTATAGTCTTTGTTTCAATACTTGTAGTTTTTTTCCTAGAACATTGTATTTTATGATACTTACGCTGATTTCAATACCAAACTTAAACTATGCATAGGAAACTTTCTTAGTTGAATTGAGAGGATTTCTGGTTGAGGATAGTTGACATTAAGTTCATTGGATGAGTTCATAATTCTCCCTTGGACATTTTCTATGCCTGTTGTTGGAAATATTTTTCCATCTTCAGAACACCAAGATAAACTATAAATAGAATCATCTTTTCCTTTGAATTGCCAGGTTATGCAAAGTAGAGATCCTAGTTCAAGAGAGATTATTTTATCTAATATGACAGTTGCGTTTGATCGTATTCTCTTGGATGTAAAGGTATCAATATCTATTGTTGATTGCTTCTGACTTTTGGGAAATATTCTGATGGAAAAGACTAGTGATCATGAACCCCCAAATTTCTTCCAGGAACCTTTTAACTTTTCACCTTATCATAAGGCAATACGAGAGCCTTTTGACTACTACATGTTCGGTCAGAATTATTTGCGGCCATTGGTAGATTTCAggtattataatattcttgttcgTCTGTACTTTGCAATCTCCTTTCTAAATTCATGTGAAGATAATATAGATAATTATGCTGGATTGAAATTTGTGCGACACTTATAGTTCACTAAGGTAAAATAGTGTTGCTAGTCTATGGTTGTATATTTGAATATGATACCATAATAGTTCTTTTCGTTATGATCTAGCTTAGCATAAAAGCACCAACCATGCTATTATAGAACATCAAAGTTTTGATTGGATGATACACTCTTGTCAGCATGTGATGGAGTTGATAACTAAAACTGAGTCATTTATGCCATTGGGTTTCTTTGTACACGCCTCCTATTGTTAAATTGGTCATCTAGCTATGTCAATTTTATTCAGTTGGCTAGTTGGCTGCAATACCAGTATACAATGAATTTCAGTCTTTATTTCTGTCATAAATGGCAACTTGACCTCAGTTGTTTTGTACAAGCATCAAATAGTTTATTGTAACAGAGGCTTTGATATCTGTTGGCCTAGATGTTGTTATTAAGCACTTAGGTTATGATAGGTAAGGCTTAAGACCTTTATTGAAGTAAAGGTGAGCacctctatctaggcattttctCCAAGTGACAATCTTGTCTAAATTGCCCTCTTAGCCAAGTTGAAGGCATCCATGTAGCAGATCAATTAAATTCCTCATTCCTCCAACTAAGCTTAATTTTGAAGTTGCATCTCGGGACAACACAAGCATAAATTTGCTAATTTGTGGGCATATTAGGACATACATAATCTTAAAGTGTAACTTTTATCAATAATCAACCCAAATAATGAGCATCATAATATGCATCAATACTTAGATGTTCATACTTTTTGGTAATCCTTTTCTTTGAGATCCATAACTGTTCTTTCCAATGACATTTCTTGGCTTTTTGCTTAAACTGTCTCACAGTGTTGAATACAAATGATATCTCTGGTCTAGTAATTGTGTGATAGATGAGTGCTCACATACTAATAATACTTTTGAAAGTCATGATCTTATATACCATCTTTTATGGTTCTATATTTTTGGAGTTACTGCGAGTCTGTATCCAAATATACCGACTTTGCAAGAGATTCATTACCTATCTTCTTTGAGATAAAGTCAATCCTAGCGAGCTGAAGGTGACTTCCACTCCAAGAAAGTAACATGGCCTCCTTAAGTATTTAGTAATAAATCTGGCTTTGAAATATTTTCTGATGTCTATAATACCCTATATATAATATTATCAACAAAAGCTGAAAATGTTGATTGTTAAAGcatctaatttaattatatattttaattaaggGTGTTGAGGTTAGAATCGAGATCCTTTTCGGAATGATAAATAGATATAGTATTGGATTGTAGGCTCACAATATCCTACTTAGGATTTGGATCATTTAGGTCAATCTGAATCATCGTAAGATCCTAAGGTCTGAATTGCAATTTTAACTTTCATGCATATTACATTTGCAGGTCTGATTGGCCAATCTgtgaattttattatatatatatatatatatatgtatatatgaattTATCTGCCAAATTGACTTGTCTGATGTTGCCTTGCATAGAACTCATTGGAGGGATAAGACTTCGGTGCCTTGAAGTGGCCTGTGCCTCTTATATTGACTTAGctcataatcagtcatatttcCACTATCTTCATGATACTTTTCTCTGGTTATATGTGCTTAAACGGATAAGGTTCCATATTCTCACTTACTCTGGCCTTTGAATCAACTTGAAGATCCACTTCTTGCCAGGAACACTATATAGACACTTTTAGGAGCCAATTACAATTACTGATCTATATGTCATACACAACATGCATCTGTGGGGTGCCGAAATTCATGAATTAAGTTTTTAGTTATATGTAAATACGCTTGTTTGTTAAGAAATTGATTTTTTCCCCAATTATTTCAGATCATCATATGTTGGCAACCTTTCCATTTTCTTAGACATGGAAGAGAAGCTTAAGCAGGTGCTGATGAGTCATTGCATATTATTAGCATGAATGATCTTTGTTGTCAGGCTAATTCATTTGCTAAAATATGGGTCCCTATCCGCTTTATGCTTTGACTTACAATATAAACTTCTGGTAATCAGATATGTTCTTAGAAAAATATGAGTTAGCTGGTCTTCAACATTTTATCTGGTATTTCGGTGTTTAATAAAACTAATGTCTTTTGTATATTGTAGGGCCACAACATTATTTTGTTCTCCAATCATCAGACAGAAGCAGATCCAGCAATAATTGGATTATTGCTTGAACAAGCATTTGCATATTTCGCTGAGAAAATTGTAAGGCTGATATTAGTTTCATTGTTCTCTGTATATTTCATTGCTGTTAAGCTGTTCTGAATTATACCTCAGGTTTTTGTCGCAGGAGATAGAGTAGTTACAGACCCGCTTTGCAAGCCTTTTAGCATGGGAAGGTCCTTATAATTTCTTTTATGATCCAAAGTAGAAAGTTTGTATTACTATCTTGCAATTAATCTTCAGCTACTTGTATTGTGATGCATGCTTGTGTTTCAGAAATCTTCTTTGCGTATACTCAAAGAAACACATGCATGATATTCCTGAGCTTgttgaaatgaaaagaaaagcaaATACTAGAAGCCTCAAGGAAATGGCTTTGCTACTGAGGTATGCAATGTTTTCATGcttcatttttcttttattattttaaacattcaAAGGTTTACACTTGTCACTTAGAGCCATCTTATTAGCTATCAAAGAACTCGTACAGATATTGGAACCTAAACTCTGTAATGTTCAGTTTGATGATCTAGTGCATTTTAATCTTTCACCAATTTATATAcacaaacttttcttttgttgtttTAGAGAATATCAACTTGAACAACAACCAAACAAATGTTCTTGGATCTCTTTTGTTAATTGGCCTATCACCTCCCATACTTGGATTATTCATGTACCCCCACTAGCTATTGCACTGGCACATTCAATCAGACAAGGACACTCTCATCGACCATGTGCTAAGATtgtagaaaataaattgttgGACATGCCTGTGCTGTATATTTGTACCTCAATTCAAGTAACAAAGCTTATTGTACATCAGTTATTAGCTATGCCATCCTCGAATGTATCTAAGCAAACTCATCTCAATGTGAACCAGTAGTTTTATCTAATATGAAAATGATGTGCCTAGCAGGAGACCACTGAAGCATCTATGTAGCATCTTCCATTGCTGCTGCGAGATTCAGAGTTCTGTGGTTGTGGAGTCCAGAACATCTAATTATGTCATACAACATAAAATTTTACTCTTTGAGATCACTTAAGATTATTGTTTGATCTCCTCTTATGTGGTCAATTACTTTCACCAGTTAAGTTGAAGGATTCACGTACTTATAGATGACAACTATCATATAGATTTTCCTTTCAGACACCCAATGAATCAATTTTTTCATTATTGACCATCCATAATATGTAGTCATTGCATCATTATTGGTAGACAGAATATAATAATGATGGTTAACATTTAAAGTATCATTTGGTGCTTGACTAATCATTTTTGGGTAAAACTATACAATTTTGGTATTGCACCCAACGTTTGAAGTGTTGAGCTGTGTCAGCAGCACTGTCGAAATTTATCGTTTTGTCCACCAATTAGCATGCTAAACTCATGGCACCAACATCGGCACATCGAAACAAAAGAGACTGaagtagagaaaagaaaaatcaaattagaaacactaaaagaaagaagaggaagaagttagtgGGGGAGAGAGATGACATGATCACAACAAGTGTAGTAGTCGTCGCAAGTGGCGGACACTGTGGGATCTTAAGGTGGTAGGTGGTTGTTGACGATGAGTGACCACAGTTCCGGCTGGCGGCTGTAAGCGATAGACAATCATAGGTAGCTTTTGGTGGGATATGTGTGGGTGCGGGGAGCGAATGGGAGCAATGGGTGTGGACCATAGGTGGTCGTGGACAACAGGCTGGCAACTGTAAGCAGCAAGCGACCACACGCATATTTTTTTGGGGGACGGGGGATGCATGCAGGCTACAAGATAGAGAaggggaagaaagaaaaagaataaatgacCCTTAAATATAacctaatttaaataaataattaaatacttCCTATCTTAAATAATACAACTAACCTAATTAAATACGATTGAACCAATTTTTCCTATATATAAATTTGGTTTAGTTTTAGATcgaccaaaataaaccaaatcaagttaggtttGGACCAACTGGATCTTAATTACCATATCTAtatgatttatttaaattaaaaaaactcaaaatattGATTTCATTTAGCTTAATTAAATatctgaaaattttcaaaaactaattttaaatataaaaaattaaataaaataaaatttagtatTTAATATAAGTAAATATTTTCTATGTTCTAAGTTTTGTAATGTCGAAAGATTAATTATGATTATAATAGATGTGAATTGATTAGACAAGATTAATTTAGTTAAAGAaaaatctattttcaaatttaaatgtgagtttataaaaaaaatcttaaatatgaaaatttcaaatttaattcaatTGAATCCAATTcgcatattatatatttaatttatagaaatttcaaaattataaaattaggtaatttaattacaaaatctaaaatttaatttaaacctaaactataatattttaaacctcaaaatttaaaaattttgattttgttttgtgTAATCTAATAATTATGtacaataaataaatttaaatgataaaaatttgaattatttcaCCTAATCAAATAGTTTTTTTATTTAGGGTTTTATCgtaccaaaaataaaaaaataatatttaatgtttCTTATCAAAATGCTTACAAATAAATTTCACGTAATTACATAAAAGTAATATTTGTTCATTCCAAACAAAGTTACAtcattaaaattgaaaatattttatcaaaatatgaaCTCAATAATGGCACCTGGAATacaaaaaattatttatgacaattaaatattttgaaaaataatttttaattaatatacatttatatttaaaatgaaAAAGTATGGAAACCATATCAGTATTGCACAATACG is a window encoding:
- the LOC121981317 gene encoding glycerol-3-phosphate acyltransferase ATS12, chloroplastic-like isoform X2, whose product is MTMNAAAAAPVIRSPSLTDNKLWSRGRSSAVRSSSAGWCSRGSTRLDCLRTRWWVRRPNVRATERSFGKGLRNMSTRAVVASDMGAEEEVGYSRCFLRPRSEEELLLCIRKEVEARKLSPDIAIRLEELYYNYRNGVMQSRDPSSREIILSNMTVAFDRILLDVKEPFNFSPYHKAIREPFDYYMFGQNYLRPLVDFRSSYVGNLSIFLDMEEKLKQGHNIILFSNHQTEADPAIIGLLLEQAFAYFAEKIVFVAGDRVVTDPLCKPFSMGRNLLCVYSKKHMHDIPELVEMKRKANTRSLKEMALLLRGGSQIIWIAPSGGRDRPNPLTGELHPAPFDPSSVDNMRRLVDHSGVVGHMYPLALLCYDIMPPPQELYFSCRWKNKLVREGKFHFMELVYLRV
- the LOC121981317 gene encoding glycerol-3-phosphate acyltransferase ATS12, chloroplastic-like isoform X1, encoding MTMNAAAAAPVIRSPSLTDNKLWSRGRSSAVRSSSAGWCSRGSTRLDCLRTRWWVRRPNVRATERSFGKGLRNMSTRAVVASDMGAEEEVGYSRCFLRPRSEEELLLCIRKEVEARKLSPDIAIRLEELYYNYRNGVMQSRDPSSREIILSNMTVAFDRILLDVKEPFNFSPYHKAIREPFDYYMFGQNYLRPLVDFRSSYVGNLSIFLDMEEKLKQGHNIILFSNHQTEADPAIIGLLLEQAFAYFAEKIVFVAGDRVVTDPLCKPFSMGRNLLCVYSKKHMHDIPELVEMKRKANTRSLKEMALLLRGGSQIIWIAPSGGRDRPNPLTGELHPAPFDPSSVDNMRRLVDHSGVVGHMYPLALLCYDIMPPPQEVEKQIGERRKISFHGVGLSAGLEMNFDEIMSSCENHEQAKEAFSLAVYKSVIEQYNVLESAIYGHQGLNASNSTISLSQPWL